One Acidimicrobiales bacterium genomic region harbors:
- a CDS encoding D-2-hydroxyacid dehydrogenase, with protein sequence MRVLLTSVAYERFWRQLSRPAVEALIMEKDGRLRTETGDTVDRDAADPEVAWGTSDLYAEGSPIRSFLGLIRRAPSLKWFQSPAAGFDDPIFGEMARRGVRITNAHVNGVPIAEFVMRAVLDHFQAAGLWRDAEAARSWKTHDWREISGTTWLVIGLGSIGGGVARRARAFGAEVIGCRRHPEPTDPVDRSVRLAELVSVVPDADVVVLAVPATSVTKGLVGPAFLNAMKPGSLLVNVARGSLVDEDALLAALERGVPEAAVLDVFATEPLPADHPFWTHPSVRVSPHNSAGGTGRYGRQAELFEINLDLYLRGRPMQNDITDLAAG encoded by the coding sequence AAGACGGACGGCTGCGTACGGAAACCGGAGACACGGTCGACCGGGACGCGGCGGACCCCGAGGTCGCATGGGGAACCTCCGACCTGTATGCAGAAGGATCGCCCATCCGTTCGTTCCTCGGTCTGATCCGGCGGGCGCCGTCGCTGAAGTGGTTCCAGTCGCCGGCGGCGGGATTCGACGATCCCATCTTCGGCGAAATGGCTCGACGAGGTGTACGGATCACCAACGCGCACGTCAACGGCGTCCCGATTGCAGAGTTCGTGATGCGCGCGGTGCTCGACCACTTCCAGGCCGCCGGTCTCTGGCGGGACGCGGAGGCGGCACGGAGTTGGAAGACACACGACTGGCGGGAGATCAGCGGCACCACCTGGCTGGTGATCGGACTCGGATCGATTGGTGGCGGCGTTGCAAGGCGAGCGAGAGCCTTCGGGGCTGAGGTCATCGGCTGTAGGCGACATCCCGAACCCACGGATCCTGTCGACCGCTCTGTCCGGCTGGCAGAACTGGTATCTGTCGTCCCCGACGCTGATGTTGTCGTGCTCGCCGTGCCGGCTACTTCGGTGACGAAGGGTCTCGTCGGCCCCGCCTTCCTGAATGCGATGAAACCCGGGTCCCTGCTCGTGAACGTGGCGCGGGGAAGCCTGGTCGACGAGGACGCCTTGCTGGCGGCCCTCGAGCGGGGCGTCCCGGAGGCGGCGGTCCTCGACGTCTTTGCGACCGAACCGCTGCCAGCCGACCACCCGTTTTGGACACACCCTTCCGTGAGAGTGAGCCCACACAACTCTGCCGGAGGTACCGGTCGTTACGGCCGCCAGGCAGAGTTGTTCGAGATCAACCTCGACCTCTACTTGAGGGGTCGTCCGATGCAGAACGACATCACTGATCTGGCCGCCGGCTAG